CTATTCTATAAGCCTTTGATGCCTCCGGCATCAGCTCCTATAGGTAGTCATTCCGGAGGAATGAAAGGTTTATAGTACGGGTGAGTAAGTGTTTTTTCGACCCGTTGGGATCGAACATTATAAAAAGGCTTAGCATGACGGCCATGGGCAGGAGCTTCAGCCGAACAGAACCGAACTGTAGCAAACGCAAAGCGGTGAAATCAAAGAATTTAGTAGGCTAGCTTTGTAAGCATATATTTATTTAAATTGTAGCAGGTAAAAGATGTCCGCTTTGACAGGCAAAATCTAAGCCTATAGTTTATGTGCTTTCTGCTAGTCGTATGCCGCATGTTAGATGCGAGAGGTGCGATGGTTGCAGTGGGCATGGTTAATTTTCAAATAGTAAGCAACAATAAAGATGAAGAAACAGCTAGCCCTGCTTTTTACCATGCTGATAGCCGCTTCGGCATTTGCACAAGCTGATAGGAATTCAGCCATTTATAAAATAATTCTTGCAAAAGACAGCCTGCTTTTTGATGTTGGTTTCAACACCTGCAATATGAGGCAGGTCGAAAGCCTACTGAGCGATACCTTGAAGTTTTATCACGATAAAGACGGTATTTCGGGTAAGGCCAAATTTCTGGCTGATCTGAGAAATGGAATTTGTAGTAGTCAGGCCAATCGTCAAGTAAAACGATTCTTAGTAAAGGAAAGTACGGAAATATATCCCCTATACAAAAATGGTGTTTTGTATGGTGCTGTGCAGAATGGGGAGCACCTGTTTTCCGAAAAGCGCGAGGCGCAGGCTGGCGTTGCAAAATTCACCAACGTTTGGCAGCTCGAGGATGGCGAATGGAAGCTGGTAACCTCATTCAGCTTCGACCATAAGGCATACGAAGGTAAGAACGAAGGATATCCAACTTTTGATAGCAATGCCGAAATAGAAAGGTGGCTAAAGGAGAACAAGGTACCAACCTTAGGTATTGGGATTATTGATGGCGGTAAGCTGCAGCAGGTAAAAGTTTTTGGTGAGGTAGCAAAAGGGGGCGCAGCACCTTACAATACCATCTTTAATGTGGCATCGCTCACTAAGCCCGTTACGGCAATGGTTGCATTAAGGTTGGTAAGTATGGGAAAGTGGAGCTTGGACGACCCGGTTTACAAGTATTGGGTAGATCCGGATATTGCCAACGACCCACGAAGCAAGAAAATAACAACAAGACATATCCTAAGCCATCAAACAGGCTTCCCCAATTGGCGATGGATGAACGACGGGCACAAGCTTACCTTCCTCTTTGATCCAGGAACAGGATATCAGTATTCGGGAGAGGGGATGGAGTATTTGCGGAAGGCTTTGGAAAGGAAGTTTGGTAAATCGCTGCAGCAGCTGGCTAGCGAGCTTATTTTTCAACCGCTAAAAATGAATGACACAAAGTATGTTTGGGACAAAAATGTGGATACTACAAGATTGGCCGTTGGATATGATAAAGATGGGAAAGCTTATGAGGTTGTAAAAAATAAAACCCCCAACGCCGCCGATGATCTGTTAACCACTGTTGAAGATTACGGAAACTTTTTGGCTGCTGTAGTAAATGGTGATGGTTTGACCAAAAAGGTATTTGATGAGATGACCACCAACCAGGTTGCAACTACCAAAGGAAAACATTTTGGTTTGGGTTTCGAAATATACGATTTGGGCAATGGCGAGCTGGCCTTGTCGCATGGTGGCTCAGATAAGGGTGTTCAAACCATTATCTTTATCCTTCCCAAAAAGAAGCAGGGGCTTTTGATCTTCACCAACTCCGATACTGGCATAAGCGTTTACGAAGCACTCCTAAAGCATTACCTAGGTAAAAAGGGACAAGTAATAGTTGATATCGAAACGAAATAGGCAATCGCAACCTCTGGTTCTATGGCTTGGAGGCAGAAGTGCAGTTATGGGCATTGGAAATAGCTGTTGGATCTCTGTAGAATCATTGTTTAGGCATCATATATAATCCCTCAATGCTGAGTTAGGAGTTGCAGGTGTTGCTGCGTTTGTTGTTTTGTAAGTGTTTTGTTCGTCTTTTCTGATTTCGTTGTAAATCAAAAGGAACTTGTTCTATTTCTCTTCTAAAAAGCAATATTTGTAGTGTTGTAGGTATTTATTCCAAATAAATAATAGTTAAAATAAATTTACCAGTATGTTTGTATGTTAAATTTTTGTTTATTTACTCAGGTAACAATCTCGTAAGCCTCCTTTTGTAAAAAGGATATATAGCCATTTTGAGGTACTTCTGCTCAAAGAGGCTGTTGTTTCCCAAGTTTGTGGAGGCCGTGCTGGACGTTAGGCGCACTCCTTTATTTCTGGCTTTCTCTACAAACGCTAAGGGGATGCTCGGTTTAGGAGGTTGTAGAGAAAAAGATCGCAGGGCGTGTATCGAAAAAATATAGCTGCTTTCGTTTAAAAAGATTGCAAGCAAGCTGCTTATAGGAAAAAGAAGGTCCAGTAAACGAACTCTGCCCGTTGTGCGGTTGTTACATAGCAATAGGAGAATAAATAAAGGCACTTGTAGCCTCTTAAGACCGTTGAGTTGCTAGCTGCAAAATGGTGAAAAGGGGAGATGAAGGTTTAAATAATTAAACACAACAAGCGTGAAGCTGCTAAAAAAGATATTACCACCACCACAATGGAGGGTTGCTGTTATCGTAGCTTTAGGGGTATTCTCGGGCTTAGGTTGCTATACTTTCTACGTATCTAAAGCCTACTCCTACCTTTCCGACAAGCCTGAGGTTTGCGTAAACTGCCATATCATGGGAACGCAATATGCCACCTGGTTTCATAGCTCTCATAGGGAACGGGCAACCTGTAACGATTGCCACGTACCCCATAGCAGCGCATTAATGAAGTACGCCTTTAAGGCCAAGGATGGCATGCGGCATGCGGCTCTATTTACGCTTCGGCTCGAGCATCAGTCCATAACGATAGGCGATGCAGGGGCGTCGGTGGTGCAGCAGAACTGTATCCGTTGCCATACGGTGTTAAATCAGGATGTGGGGTTGGCTAAGGTTACATTTGAGATGGCCAAGAAGAATGAGGGCAAGGTGTGCTGGGAGTGTCATAGAGAGGTGCCGCATGGAAGAATGAGGAGCCTATCATCTACCCCAAATGCAATAGTTCCGTTGCCCGAATCTCCTGTGCCAGATTGGCTAAACGAGCTAATGGCTAGTAAGAAGAAATAAAAATAATACAGCAGATATGATTAATCTAAGCGAGAAGATTAAGCAAAGACCCTGGCTAGGATGGGGGCTTTTTGGTGCTACAATGCTGGTGGTATTCCTACTCGGTTTACTTGCCTCTTCCGTTGTAGAACGACGTGCTGAAGCGACAGTTTTTAAGGTGGCCAAGGGGGCTATAGCGAAGCATGAGTCGCGCAATCCGCTTTGGGGGGAGGTGTACCCTCTCGAATACCAGACATGGGAGAAGACAGCGAACATGGACTTTGAGAGCGAGTTTAACGGGAATAAACCCCACGATGTACTCGAAAGTAGACCTAAGATGGTGGTGCTTTGGGCAGGCTATGCA
The sequence above is a segment of the Alistipes sp. ZOR0009 genome. Coding sequences within it:
- a CDS encoding serine hydrolase, producing MKKQLALLFTMLIAASAFAQADRNSAIYKIILAKDSLLFDVGFNTCNMRQVESLLSDTLKFYHDKDGISGKAKFLADLRNGICSSQANRQVKRFLVKESTEIYPLYKNGVLYGAVQNGEHLFSEKREAQAGVAKFTNVWQLEDGEWKLVTSFSFDHKAYEGKNEGYPTFDSNAEIERWLKENKVPTLGIGIIDGGKLQQVKVFGEVAKGGAAPYNTIFNVASLTKPVTAMVALRLVSMGKWSLDDPVYKYWVDPDIANDPRSKKITTRHILSHQTGFPNWRWMNDGHKLTFLFDPGTGYQYSGEGMEYLRKALERKFGKSLQQLASELIFQPLKMNDTKYVWDKNVDTTRLAVGYDKDGKAYEVVKNKTPNAADDLLTTVEDYGNFLAAVVNGDGLTKKVFDEMTTNQVATTKGKHFGLGFEIYDLGNGELALSHGGSDKGVQTIIFILPKKKQGLLIFTNSDTGISVYEALLKHYLGKKGQVIVDIETK
- the nrfH gene encoding cytochrome c nitrite reductase small subunit; this encodes MKLLKKILPPPQWRVAVIVALGVFSGLGCYTFYVSKAYSYLSDKPEVCVNCHIMGTQYATWFHSSHRERATCNDCHVPHSSALMKYAFKAKDGMRHAALFTLRLEHQSITIGDAGASVVQQNCIRCHTVLNQDVGLAKVTFEMAKKNEGKVCWECHREVPHGRMRSLSSTPNAIVPLPESPVPDWLNELMASKKK